From Diceros bicornis minor isolate mBicDic1 chromosome 21, mDicBic1.mat.cur, whole genome shotgun sequence, the proteins below share one genomic window:
- the KCNV1 gene encoding potassium voltage-gated channel subfamily V member 1, with protein MELPPRGRAPPDSPLDSCSLTSLESSVFCSEGEGEPLALGDCFTVNVGGSRFVLSQQALSCFPHTRLGKLAVVVASCRRRGALAAVPSPLEFCDDANPVDNEYFFDRSSQAFRYVLHYYRTGRLHVMEQLCALSFLQEIQYWGIDELSIDSCCRDRYFRRKELSETLDFKKDTEDQESQHESEQDFSQGPCPTVRQKLWNILEKPGSSTAARIFGVISIIFVVVSIINMALMSAELSWLDLQLLEILEYVCISWFTGEFVLRFLCVRDRCRFLRKVPNIIDLLAILPFYITLLVESLSGSQTTQELENVGRIVQVLRLLRALRMLKLGRHSTGLRSLGMTITQCYEEVGLLLLFLSVGISIFSTVEYFAEQSIPDTTFTSVPCAWWWATTSMTTVGYGDIRPDTTTGKIVAFMCILSGILVLALPIAIINDRFSACYFTLKLKEAAVRQREALKKLTKNIATDSYISVNLRDVYARSIMEMLRLKGRERASTRSSAGDDFWF; from the exons ATGGAGCTGCCTCCCCGCGGCCGGGCGCCGCCGGACTCGCCGCTGGACAGCTGCTCCCTGACCTCGCTGGAATCCAGCGTCTTCTGCAGCGAGGGCGAAGGGGAGCCCCTGGCGCTCGGGGACTGCTTCACGGTCAACGTGGGCGGCAGCCGCTTTGTGCTCTCGCAGCAGGCGCTGTCCTGCTTCCCGCACACGCGCCTTGGCAAGCTGGCCGTGGTGGTGGCCTCGTGCCGGCGCCGCGGGGCTCTAGCCGCCGTGCCCAGCCCCCTGGAGTTCTGCGACGACGCCAATCCCGTGGACAACGAGTACTTCTTCGACCGCAGCTCGCAAGCATTCCGCTACGTCCTGCACTACTACCGCACCGGCCGCCTGCACGTCATGGAGCAGCTGTGCGCGCTCTCCTTCCTTCAGGAGATCCAGTACTGGGGCATCGATGAGCTCAGCATCGACTCCTGCTGCAGGGACAG ATACTTCAGAAGAAAGGAGCTGAGTGAAACTTTAGACTTTAAGAAGGACACAGAAGACCAGGAAAGTCAACATGAGAGTGAACAGGACTTCTCACAAGGACCTTGTCCCACTGTCCGCCAGAAGCTCTGGAACATCCTGGAGAAACCTGGGTCTTCCACAGCTGCCCGAATCTTTGGGGTCATCTCCATCATCTTCGTGGTGGTGTCCATCATCAACATGGCCCTGATGTCAGCCGAGTTAAGCTGGCTGGACCTGCAGCTGCTGGAGATCCTGGAGTACGTGTGCATTAGCTGGTTCACCGGGGAGTTTGTCCTGCGCTTCCTGTGTGTGCGGGACAGGTGCCGCTTCCTGAGAAAGGTGCCAAACATCATAGACCTCCTTGCCATCTTGCCCTTCTACATCACTCTTCTGGTAGAGAGCCTGAGTGGGAGCCAGACCACCCAGGAGCTGGAAAACGTGGGGCGTATCGTCCAGGTTTTGAGGCTGCTCAGGGCTCTGCGCATGCTAAAGTTGGGCAGGCATTCCACAG GATTACGCTCTCTTGGAATGACAATCACCCAGTGTTATGAAGAAGTCGGCCTACTGCTCCTGTTTCTGTCTGTGGGAATTTCTATATTTTCAACTGTGGAATATTTTGCTGAGCAAAGCATTCCTGACACAACCTTCACAAGTGTCCCTTGTGCGTGGTGGTGGGCCACAACATCCATGACCACCGTGGGATATGGGGACATTAGACCAGACACCACCACGGGCAAAATCGTGGCCTTCATGTGTATCTTATCGGGAATCCTCGTCTTGGCCTTGCCTATTGCTATTATTAACGACCGCTTCTCTGCTTGCTACTTCACCTTAAAGCTCAAGGAAGCAGCTGTTAGACAGCGCGAAGCTCTGAAGAAGCTTACCAAGAATATAGCCACTGACTCATATATCAGCGTGAACCTGAGAGATGTCTATGCCCGGAGTATCATGGAGATGCTTCgattaaaaggcagagaaagagcaAGTACTAGGAGCAGTGCAGGAGATGATTTCTGGTTTTGA